In Chrysiogenia bacterium, the DNA window TCATCATCAAGGAGCGTTATCGCGACGAAATCACGCGCGGATACAAGTACATCGAGACGAGCTTGAAAATGCAATAACCGGATGGTGATTCCGGGGTGGGCAGCCGCCAGGCGGCTCCACAAGATGCTTTAGAAGGTTTCGGGTTTAGGAGAAAGCCATGAGGGAAACGTGGAAACAGAGCTGGGTCGGCGCAATCGTCGCGATGTGCATGGTCGTGGGCCTGCTCGGCTGCGGTAGCAAGACGCCAGAGGCGCCGCCGGCTCCGGAGCGGAACCAGATCACGAGTATCGACGTCACGCCCGGACCTGACGGAGTGGAAGTCGCCATCAACGGCACGAGCGTTCCCGATGCCAAGATCTACAAGCTGACCGATCCGGTCCGGCTTGTGGTGGACATTGCCAACAGCGATGTCTCGGCCATTTCTCCGACCATTGCCTCTACCAGCGACATGATCGAGGAAATCACCGTCAACGAGACTGCCGCGGGTGCCATCGCGCGCGTGCAGATTACGCTGACGGCGAACGCTCTTTATGAAAGCCGCGAGGAAGGCAATGCCCTGGTCGTCAGCATCAAGGGCGGCGAGGGCGGTGAGTTCGCCGAAGAACCGCCCGCGCCGGGAGCCGACGATTTCGCATTCGAAGAAGACATCAACGCCGAGGGCGAAACCGCCGCGGCCGAAGACGATCCATTCGCGGCCGAAGCCGACCCGTTTGCGGCCGAAGAAGATCCCTTCGCATCCGAAGAAGACCCCTTTGCGGCCGAGGGCGATCCCTTTGCCGAAGAGGCCTTCAGCTTTGAAGAAGAGCCCGCCGGTGACGAGTTCGCCGCTGTGGCAGCCGCTCCCGCCGCTGCCACGACCGAGAACGCGGGCCCGGCAACGACTGTGACCAGCGTCAGCGTCAATGGCGATCAACTCGTCATTACCGCCGATGGTGAGATTCAGGAGCATGATTCCTTCACGCTCGATAATCCCGAGCGCCTGGTTATCGACCTGCCGAACCTGACCAATGGAACCGGCAGCGAGAGCGCCGATGTCTCCAGCGCAACGGATGTAAACAGCGTTGTCATCAGCGAACTGCCCGATCGTGTGCGCATCATCGTTGAGCATCAGATTCCCAACTTCGAAGCCAATGTCGCCCGTGCGGGCAACCAGGTGACCGCCGGCCTCGGCGTTCCGCCCGCCGCCCCCGTGGCGGAGGCAGCCCCGGCAGCCGAAGAAGATTTCTTTGCCAGTGAAGAAGCCCCGGCCGAGGAAGCCTCCATGGCCATGGCGGAAGAACCCGCTGCGGAAGAGCCCGTTGACGATTTCTTCGCCAGCGAGCCCGCGGCCGAGCCCGCCGCTGAAACCGCGATGGAAGAGGCGCCTGCCGAGGACGACCTTGGTGCCTTCGATTTCGATTCTGGCGCCGGTTCCGATACCGCCGCCGTGGCCGCCTACCCGGTTGCCGCCGCCGACACCACGCCCGAGAAGGTCGTGCGTGTGACGGGCGTCGACTTCCTGCCGGGCAAGGAGACCACCTCGGTGAAGATCAGCTATGCCGGCGACCTGCAGACCGAAGTGGTCGACAGCGCCGACACCGAAGTCACGGTGCGCGTGCTCAACGCTACGCTCTCCCAGGATCTGATTCGCGCCCTCGATACCTCCCGCTACGTGGGACCGGTTTCGATGGTGAAGTCCTTTGTTGAAGCGGTTCCCGCCGGTGAACAGGGCCGTGTGGTCATTGCCCTGCGCGAGCGCACCCCCTATGAGCTGCGCCGCGAAGATGGTGCGCTCTATCTCGACTTCCCGACCAAGTCCGCTGCCAAGGGCGTGGCGGAGGCTGCACCCGCCGGTGAAGCGGCCGCCCCGAGCGTTGCGGTGGACGAGGTGGAAACCAACGTGGGCGAACTCGAGACCTTCGACATCGGCAGCAGCGCCGCCGAAGACGTCGCGACCGATACCTTCTCTCTGGCCGGCACGCCCGCCGGGGAGCTGGACTCGGGCCAGACCTATCAGGGTCGCAAGATCTCGCTTGAATTCCGCGAGGCCGACATCCGCGACGTGCTGCAGCTCATCGCCGAGGTCAGCCAGCTCAACATCATTGCCGCTGCCGACGTGCAGGGCACGGTGTCCATCACCCTGAAGAACGTCCCCTGGGACCAGGCGCTGGACATCATTCTGGAGACCAACGGCCTGGGCAAGAAGGTGATCGGCAACGTGATCCGCATTGCCCCGGCAGAGCAGCTTGCCGCCGAGGAAGAGGCTCGTCTGGCCGCCCAGCAGACGCAGGAACAGCTTGAGCCGCTGGCCTTCCAGATCGTTCCCGTCAACTACGCCGATGCCGGCGACCTGCAGCCGCGCATTCAGGAGATTCTCTCCCCGCGCGGCACGGTGACCGTCGATGAGCGCACCAACGCGCTGCTCATCAAGGACATCCGTCGCAGCATCGACCAGGCCATCGAGACCGTCCGCGCGCTGGATACCCAGACCGGTCAGGTGCTCATCGAGTCGCGCATCGTCACGACGACCCTCACCTTCGCCCGCGAACTGGGTGTTCAGTGGGGCGGTCGTTTCCTCTCGAGCCCCTCGGTTGGCAACAACCTGGGCAACAACGTCATCCAGAACAACTTCCTGGTTGACCTGCCGGTGACCGGTGTCGGTCAGCGTGCGGGTTCCTCCATGGGCTTCAGCTTCGGCACCCTCTCGGACGCGTTCAATCTGGACGTGGTGCTCTCCGCGGTGGAGACCTCCGGTCAGGGCCGCCTGGTGGCCAGCCCGCGCATCTCGGTGCTCGACAACAAGGAAGCCGAGATCAAGACCGGTATTTCCGTGCCGATTACCACGGTACAGGGCGGCACGATTTCAACGACCTTCGTCGAGGCGGTGCTCGGTGTGAAGGTCAAGCCCCAGATCACCTCGGATAACTCGGTGATCATGGACCTCGATGTGTTCGACAACACGATCAACGTCGCCATCCCCACGGCGTTCGGTAACCCGGCCATCAACAAGAACGAGGCCAATACCGAGCTCCTGGTGCGTGACGGCCACACGGTCGTGATCGGTGGCATTGTGCGGGTGCAGGACGGTTTCAACGAGATCGCCGTGCCCTATTTCAACAAGATTCCCTTCCTCGGTTACATGTTCCGCACCCGGGAATGGAGCGACGAGCGTCAGGAGATCCTGATCTTCATGACTCCGCAGATTGTGCGTAACTAGCTGAATCGATTGCAGTTTTTAGAGGACTGGACGGACATGGACAAGAATTGTAATATGAGAGCGGGTTTCCAGAACATAAGCCATTGGATGCGAGCGGCAAAAAGCTTCTCAGCGCTCCTTGTTGCCTTGGTGGCGATCAGCTTGGCCAGTTGCGGCGAGCCCGCTGCGCCCGGTCTGGGCTCGGTTTCGATCAACAACGGCGAAACCATCGAGTACGAGTTCACCAGTACCCCTACAGGCGGCGGCACGACCTGCAACATGGTTGGAGCAGCCCTGTATATTCAGCTCATCGTGAGCAAGGAAGACGCCGACCTCGGGCAGATCGAATTCGGTTCGGACACGGTTCTCGACAACTTCGGCGGCGCGCCGAATGTGGAGCCGGTGACCAACGCACTGGTAACCATCTTTGGAATCGATTCCGACCTGGTCGTTCAGCACTCCACGAGTTCGCTGGCCAACTTCTTCATCGATCCGGGCCTCGTGCTGGGTACGCAGACCGGCAGTGCGCTGGTGCGCACCGGCGACGACGGCGTCTCGTATCTGGTGATTTCAGTCGATCCCATCAACGGGACCGACGCGTTCGGCGTCGATTTTTCAGCGGTTCCGACGGGTTCGAGCTTTACGCGGCAAGTGGCGGTCGTGCCTTCCTCCCCGTCGGGCGAGGGCATGGAAGTCATCATGACGTTCAGCTGCAACTAGCGGACACGGGCGGCGAGGCAGGGAACGCATGGAGTCCGCAGCGCCGCCTGGAATGCCGGGACGTCTCCGACGGGACGACCCAGGCAGGCACAATTGAGGATGAAACCAGAGGTGGGGGGCTACCTGATAGCAGGGTTGTCCCCCGTCTTGGCGTTTGGAGAAAATCACGCGTGAGCCCAATCACCATGGGGGTGAGAGGGGGCGAGGTTTTCTCTCGTTGCGTACATCTCAGGGGGGTGTGCGCCGTTTGACCAGCAGGGACGCGGCATTCAGGGCCGCGTGCCTCTGAAACCCGCTCAGGGAGCGGCGATTTGGAGAAGGGTAGTTCGAGTGGATTACTCCGGGAAGCGTGCTAGTATGTGGAAATCAGTAGGTTTTTTGGGCGTGAGTAGTTCCCGTGCCTTGGGCAGGGGGGGATTCATGAACTCAGGTTTTGCTGCGCTCAAAAAGGGCGCACTCAGGATGGGTGCGCTCGCCGCGCTGATTGTATTTTCCTTCATTTCCTCCGGCTGTAGCAGTAGCGGACCCGGCGTCGGCGGCGTGGATACGACGACGACGACGAGCGGCCGACTCGCGTTTGCTGGAGAGTGGAGCGTCCTCACTCCCGGACCCGACAACACGTTGGGAACGGCTGATGACGTGGTGGTTGCGCTGCGCAATCCGCCGGTACCGCCCAACAAGTGGGCCGACGCCGTGCCGCTTCCCCCCTTTGGCGTGCAGGTGCGCGATGCGTTCGGAAATCCTCTGGCCTTCAACTCGGCCATCGGCTCCACGGAGATTCGGATGTCGGTCTTTTCCCAGACCGACCCGGGCGATCAGTTCGAACCGGCAACCTTCGTCAATCCCGGTGTTGCCACCGAAAACTTCAGCTTGACCTTCCAGGTTCGCATCATCGCATCGGTTGCGAACACGAACTACACCATCAACATCGTCTCCAACGATCAGGGAACGGAAACCACCGACTCGGCTACCGTCACGACGCCGGGCGCGCCGCCGACGATTGTCGCCCTTCGCGACTCCCTGGTGGCGGCTCTCAATGCTGCTCCGACCGACGCGGTGGTCACGGCTTACCCGCACCCGACGCGTGCCGATACGATTTTCATTCAGGCCGACGACGGCGAGCTTCTTCCCAGCAGTCTGCTCTCGCCTGCGCAGAAGGCCGCGACCCAGTCCATGTCCGTGACCGTCGGTGGCACGAACATGACGCCGACACTTCTCAATCCGCCGCTTTCCCACGTGGCGCTGATCGACGGTGTTTTCTATGACGCCGACGACGCCGACCTGGATGCCAACGGCGAGCAGCTCGTTCTCTATGCAATCACGGCGGCCAACGCCGGCCTCTCGCCGATCAATAATCAGCAACTGCTGATCGGGCAGGGGACGCCGAATATCACCAGCAAGCTGGTGTTCGTGACCGATCCACCCGACAATGTGATTGCCGGTGAAACGGCGATCACATTCAACGTCCAGGCGCAGGATACCTTCAACACGCCGATCACGGACGATCAAACAACAATCGTTGGCGTGCAGGTCCGCGATGCCGAAGGCGATCTGATCATCGACAACGGCATGACGCAGACGGTTTGCACCTCGAGCGAGCTCGATCCAGCCATGGCGCCCTGCCGTTTTACCCTGGTCGATGGCGAGGGCTCATTGCCGAACCTGTACTATACAGGCTCGGATGCCTTCACGCTGGTGTTGGTCGGTCTTCGTGATTCCGACATGGCGCTGCTCGATCCCCTGACCTTTGACATCACGGCCCAGCCCGGGACCGCCACGCAGCTTGTGTTTGCCGACAACCCCGACATCAACGGCGCCGTGCTCTCGCCCGGCTCCGTCACTCAGACCGCGGGAGCCCCCTGGCTGGGCGGGCCGCAGTTTGTTACAACCCGACGTCCCGAGGTCCACATCCTCGATGCCATCGGAAACATCGTCGACGACAGCGTGACCCAGTTGGAGCTTGTCGCCGTCGATACGGGCACCATGGAGGTGCTCGATCTCGATGGCGCCGGACCGACCGCAGCCAGCTCGGGCGTTCTCGTTTTCGACAGCGTAATTTCCGAACGGGCCACGGTTGCCGATGTTCAGGTTCGCAGCGCTTCGGGCGTGACTCGTTCCAATGAGCTGCACGGGCTTGGTGACGGCGCCACGACGAATTTCAGCTTCACGCTGGAACCCGCGACCTTCAATCAGAACACCATCATGCCGACCACCGTCCGAATCACGGACGGCATCGCAGGCATTACGCAGGTCATCGTTGATACGAATGGTGACGGCACGCTCTATGACATGGGCACGATGACCGTGCGCGGCACGGTCGACTACGACACCGGTGACGTGAATGTGCTCTTCGGCACCGCGCCGGCCAACGGTCAGCAGATCGTGGCAACGTATTCATTCGTGCTTCGTCTGGATGAT includes these proteins:
- the pilQ gene encoding type IV pilus secretin PilQ — its product is MRETWKQSWVGAIVAMCMVVGLLGCGSKTPEAPPAPERNQITSIDVTPGPDGVEVAINGTSVPDAKIYKLTDPVRLVVDIANSDVSAISPTIASTSDMIEEITVNETAAGAIARVQITLTANALYESREEGNALVVSIKGGEGGEFAEEPPAPGADDFAFEEDINAEGETAAAEDDPFAAEADPFAAEEDPFASEEDPFAAEGDPFAEEAFSFEEEPAGDEFAAVAAAPAAATTENAGPATTVTSVSVNGDQLVITADGEIQEHDSFTLDNPERLVIDLPNLTNGTGSESADVSSATDVNSVVISELPDRVRIIVEHQIPNFEANVARAGNQVTAGLGVPPAAPVAEAAPAAEEDFFASEEAPAEEASMAMAEEPAAEEPVDDFFASEPAAEPAAETAMEEAPAEDDLGAFDFDSGAGSDTAAVAAYPVAAADTTPEKVVRVTGVDFLPGKETTSVKISYAGDLQTEVVDSADTEVTVRVLNATLSQDLIRALDTSRYVGPVSMVKSFVEAVPAGEQGRVVIALRERTPYELRREDGALYLDFPTKSAAKGVAEAAPAGEAAAPSVAVDEVETNVGELETFDIGSSAAEDVATDTFSLAGTPAGELDSGQTYQGRKISLEFREADIRDVLQLIAEVSQLNIIAAADVQGTVSITLKNVPWDQALDIILETNGLGKKVIGNVIRIAPAEQLAAEEEARLAAQQTQEQLEPLAFQIVPVNYADAGDLQPRIQEILSPRGTVTVDERTNALLIKDIRRSIDQAIETVRALDTQTGQVLIESRIVTTTLTFARELGVQWGGRFLSSPSVGNNLGNNVIQNNFLVDLPVTGVGQRAGSSMGFSFGTLSDAFNLDVVLSAVETSGQGRLVASPRISVLDNKEAEIKTGISVPITTVQGGTISTTFVEAVLGVKVKPQITSDNSVIMDLDVFDNTINVAIPTAFGNPAINKNEANTELLVRDGHTVVIGGIVRVQDGFNEIAVPYFNKIPFLGYMFRTREWSDERQEILIFMTPQIVRN